The DNA sequence CCGCCCGCTGGTGCGCGACGGCCGCTACGCCGCGATCCCCGTCGAGCCGTTCACGGTGCGCACCGACCACCCGTCCATGGTCTACGCGCTCGGACCGGTGCCCGCCGGCGACGTCGCCGACCCCGAGGTGGTCCGGGCAACCCTGCACGACGTGCTCGCCGACTGGGACTGGGAGAGCGCGTGGGGCTGGGACTTCCCGGCTCTGGCCATGGCGGCGGCCCGGTTGGGCGAACCGGACACGGCGGTCGACGTGCTGCTGCTCGACACCCCGAAGAACCGCCACCTGCCCAACGGCCACAACCGCCAGCACGCCGCCCTCCCGCTCTACCTGCCCGGCAACGGCGGCCTGCTGGCCGCGCTGGCGCTGATGGCCGGGGGGTTCGACGGCGACGGCGGGGCGGCGTCACCCGGGTTCCCCCGCGACGGGGCCTGGACGGTGCGGCACGAGGGCTTCGTGCGCTCGCCGTGACGCCGGACCGCGCGGCGCGAGTGGACCCGCAGAGGACGACACCCGATGAGCCTAGGAGAGGTATGACCGAGAACCGGCGGTACGCAGTGGTCGGCACGGGGGCGCGTGCGCAGTTCTTCATCGCCGCACTGGCAGGTGAGTACGCGGACGTCGCCGAACTGGCCGCCTGGTGCGAACCCAACCCGGCCCGGATGGACCACGCGGACAGCCTCGTGGCCGCGCACCGGCCCGGCGCGCGGCCGCCCGCGCGCTACGGCCCCGACGACCTTGAACGCATGATCGCCGACGAGCGGGTGGACACCGTCGTGGTGACCAGCCCCGACTGGACCCACGCCGACATGGTCGCGCGGGCCATGCGGGCCGGAGCCGACGTCGTGCTGGAGAAACCGCTGACCACCTCGGTCGCCGGGTGCCGGACCATCTCCGCGGCCGCCGCCGAGTCCGGCCGGTCGCTGGTGCTGACGTTCAACTACCGTTACTCGCCGCGCAACGCGGCGCTCAAGGAGGTGCTGGCGTCCGGCGCGATCGGCGAAATCACCTCCGTGCATTTCGAATGGGCGCTGGACACGATGCACGGCGCCGACTACTTCCGCCGCTGGCACCGGGACAAGGGCCGCTCGGCCGGACTGGCCGTGCACAAGGCCAGCCACCACTTCGACCTGGTGAACTGGTGGCTCGCGGACACCCCCGGCTGGGTGTTCGCCTCCGGTGGCCTGCGCTTCTACGGCGACGAGAACGCCCGCGCCCGCGGGCTGGGCGAGCGTCCCGAGCGCGGAACGGTCGACCCGCCCAGCACCGATCCCTTCGCGCTCGACCTGCGCGACGACGCGGTGCTGCGCTCGCTCTACTGGGACGCCGAGGCCAACGACGGCTACCTGCGCGACCGCGACGTCTTCTCCTCGGGCATCACCATCGAGGACAACGTCGCCGCCCTCGTCGGCTACGGCGGCGGCGCCGTACTGACCTACTCGCTCAACGCGCACAGCCCCTGGGAGGGCTACCGCGTGGCGGTGAACGGCACCGCCGGGCGGGCCGAGCTCGACGTCGTCGAACGCAGCGCCGTGCTGCCCGGACCGGACGGCAGGTTCGTACTGGACGCCAGTTCCGTCGCCGACACGGCCGACAGCGACGGCCGCCGCCGGGGTTCGCGGCTGACCGTGCAGCGGCACTGGGAGCGGGCCCGGCCGGTGCCGATCGAAGAGGACGATGCCGGCGGCCACGGCGGCGGCGACGCCCTGCTGCTGCAGGACGTGTTCGGCACCCCTGCGCCGGATCCGCTGGGCAGGCGGGCCGAGTACCGTGACGGCCTCGCCTCGGTCGCCGTGGGCCTGGCCGCCAACGCGTCGATGGACTCCGGACTGCCCGTGCGCATCGCCGAACTGGGCCTGCCCCCGCTGTCGGCGGCCTCGGCGGCCACGGACACGCCACGGGAGGGGATGCACCATGTCGGCGATCGGTGAACTCGCCTCGATGCAGCGCACCAAGGCGGCGCGCACCCGGACCAGCCCGGCCGAACAGGGCGACAACCGGGCCGCGCTGGTGTTCCTGGCGCCGTGGTTCGTGGGCCTCGCCCTGATCACCGTCGGCCCGATCACGGCCTCGCTGTACCTGTCGTTCACCGACTACAGCCTGCTGGACGCGCCCGAATGGACCGGGCTGGACAACTACATCGCGATGGCGAACGACCCGCGGCTGTTCACCTCGCTGCGGGTGACCTTCACCTACGTGTTCGTCTCGGTCCCGCTGCAGTTGGCGGCTGCGCTGGGGCTCGCGCTGTTCCTCGACCGCGGGCTGCGCGGCCTGCCGATCTACCGGTCGGTGTTCTACCTGCCGTCGCTGCTGGGTGCGAGCGTGGCGGTCGCCATCCTGTGGCGGCGGATCTTCGGCAACGCGGGGCTGATCAACCAGCTCCTGGGAATGATCGGCTTCGAGAACGCCCCCGGCTGGATCGCCCACCCCGACTACGCGCTGGGCACGCTGATCGTGTTCAACGTGTGGACGTTCGGCTCGCCGATGGTGATCTTCCTGGCCGGGCTGCGCCAGATCCCGAACGACCTCTACGAGGCGTCCGCCATCGACGGGGCGGGCAAGCTGCGCCAGTTCCGCTCCGTCACCATTCCGCTGCTGACCCCGATCATCTTCTTCAACCTGGTCCTGCAGATCATCTTCGCCTTCCAGGCGTTCACGCAGGCCTTCGTCGTCAGCGGAGGAACGGGCGGACCGATCGACTCGACGCTGTTCTACACGCTGTACCTGTACGAGGAGGGCTTCGCCAACCTCCACATGGGCTACGCGTCG is a window from the Streptomonospora litoralis genome containing:
- a CDS encoding Gfo/Idh/MocA family protein translates to MTENRRYAVVGTGARAQFFIAALAGEYADVAELAAWCEPNPARMDHADSLVAAHRPGARPPARYGPDDLERMIADERVDTVVVTSPDWTHADMVARAMRAGADVVLEKPLTTSVAGCRTISAAAAESGRSLVLTFNYRYSPRNAALKEVLASGAIGEITSVHFEWALDTMHGADYFRRWHRDKGRSAGLAVHKASHHFDLVNWWLADTPGWVFASGGLRFYGDENARARGLGERPERGTVDPPSTDPFALDLRDDAVLRSLYWDAEANDGYLRDRDVFSSGITIEDNVAALVGYGGGAVLTYSLNAHSPWEGYRVAVNGTAGRAELDVVERSAVLPGPDGRFVLDASSVADTADSDGRRRGSRLTVQRHWERARPVPIEEDDAGGHGGGDALLLQDVFGTPAPDPLGRRAEYRDGLASVAVGLAANASMDSGLPVRIAELGLPPLSAASAATDTPREGMHHVGDR
- a CDS encoding carbohydrate ABC transporter permease; this translates as MQRTKAARTRTSPAEQGDNRAALVFLAPWFVGLALITVGPITASLYLSFTDYSLLDAPEWTGLDNYIAMANDPRLFTSLRVTFTYVFVSVPLQLAAALGLALFLDRGLRGLPIYRSVFYLPSLLGASVAVAILWRRIFGNAGLINQLLGMIGFENAPGWIAHPDYALGTLIVFNVWTFGSPMVIFLAGLRQIPNDLYEASAIDGAGKLRQFRSVTIPLLTPIIFFNLVLQIIFAFQAFTQAFVVSGGTGGPIDSTLFYTLYLYEEGFANLHMGYASAMAWLLLVIIAALTAVNFFASKYWVFYND